From a region of the Pan paniscus chromosome 19, NHGRI_mPanPan1-v2.0_pri, whole genome shotgun sequence genome:
- the LOC100967628 gene encoding C-C motif chemokine 3-like 1 has translation MQVSTAALAVLLCTVALCNQVLSAPLAADTPTACCFSYISRQIPQNFIADYFETSSQCSKPGVIFLTKRGRQVCADPSEERVQKYVSDLELSA, from the exons ATGCAGGTCTCCACTGCTGCCCTTGCCGTCCTGCTCTGCACCGTGGCTCTCTGCAACCAGGTCCTCTCTGCACCAC TTGCTGCTGACACGCCGACCGCCTGCTGCTTCAGCTATATCTCCCGACAGATTCCACAGAATTTCATAGCGGACTACTTTGAGACCAGCAGCCAGTGCTCCAAGCCCGGTGTCAT CTTCCTAACCAAGAGAGGCCGGCAGGTCTGTGCTGACCCCAGTGAGGAGCGGGTCCAGAAATACGTCAGTGACCTGGAGCTAAGTGCCTGA